The stretch of DNA acaaattttttaaactataagtTTACCCCTCACTGACAATACTGAAAATAGAGAATTTGTGTAAATCAATTCTAGACACTTGCTCTTATCTCAATTTACAGAAATTTCTGTAAGGAACAGGAAAGGCCACATAGTCCAAGAGGAAGTCATGACCTTCAGCAACATGCTTATACATAACAAGATttaataagtgtttgttgaagtGAATTACGCTTACCTGAATAAAAGGCTCGAATAGAATAtagttttagagaaaaaaagaactcaTCTTAACATGTGAAAACTTCCATCCAAATTGACTTTGAATACTTCCGTGAATACTTATGGTTAATGTGGCTTAAAACTTGCAAGGCAGTCAACAAAGAAAGTTGAAAGTATCAAAACATCACCAATTCATTATGAAAGGCAACAGTAGTaggttttttttatatatagctaAACATATTTACAGACACTTACCCCTTTGCTAAGTTTTTTTCTTACacatatggtttttaaaaatacattcccCACAACAGTAACTTTATGGGATAAGTGCTATGATTCCCCacttacaaatgaaaaaactgagaccCCAGGAAAGCTAATAAACTGGTCCAGGCTATCAAGATGAGGATTAAAACTCGAGTCTGTTTCATTGCAAAGTCTGTTTCTAAACCTCTGAGCCCAACACTGGGTAgccattagaacagattcaaacatATTCACTTTATACATTTGTaggtaaaatatttgctgggaaATAATGCTGCAGTTCAGAGCCCCTCAGAACATTCCAGCAGATAAACTTTTGCTGAAAACGTTTCAGGAAATCTGACATCTTCATACAATGCACTTTGCCGAAAGTATACTTCACAGAAATTGTAAAGCCTATTTCTTGATCCAATATTCCCTGAGCTAAACAGTTATAGGAAAATAATAGTTAGTAATACACACAAGTTTTCCACATCAGTAACTCTATGATGTTCAACTCTATCAGTTTAAAAATGAACTTCCCAAGTGAGGATGCTCCTTAAGTATAGAAGGAATCAACAAATCATAAAACCTTAGAGCTAAAAGAGTTCTTCCAAGTTTATTGAAACTAATCCTTCATTGTATAGATGATAAACCAAAGTCGAGGCAGGTGAAGTACTTTAACTTTCTACAACTAAATAAGAAGCTAATCATAAGATGTTTTACTTACAGCaggataaaaatatttccaattccCAATTATCTTTTTGACCAGACCTTATCATTTCTCAGTTACAGTAATATATCAATGATATTCTCCAATTGTAGCACTTAAAACTACCTTGAACTTGAACCATTTTGAGGATCAAATCCTAAACTTAAATAATTTCAAAGCAACCTAGCCTAAACAAAGAAAACTCTGACTTTTCATGACACATAACTGCTGAACAAGGGAAGTAAATACTGTATCAAAATACTTTTTATAGTACCAACAGTATTCATGTGAACTTTGAATGGCTTTTTCACAGAGATGATGAAGAATGAATTATAAGATGTAAAAGAAGGAATATAAGACTCTTAACGGCCACTATAAAAACTTAATGTGTATCATAAAGATTAAACAAATGTTCAGCCTCTGTTGGTTACTACATAGTAAAGTTTTTATTCTGATAGAACTTACTATACTTTATATAGACCCCAAGCTAGTAGGAATTCATTTCCTTCTGACCacttttggattttatttatcAAAATGAAATATCAGGAGTGTCCAAAATGAATGCAAACTACAGAAGTCCTGCTACTATAGAAATGTTTGCTgtgatatttaaaagcaaaatcaaTCATAGACAGAATAGAATACCTGCCTATCAGACCCATCATTGTTACATAACTTTCCTTTGTAACTATATAACCATATTCATGACATGTGATAATGTCGAagacagtcaaattaataaagtttCCTTAGAAGTACCAAATCATCATCCCAAATGAAAGGGAACCTACAAAAACCAGTACAAAACAAGGAACTCTAAAGTCATAAATCACTTTGAACAGGCAACAGctcaaaataactagaaaatTCTCTAAAAGCATAAGCATCAGCTCCCAAACAAAGTACCTGTAGAGTATTTAAAAAGCAACATACCTTCTTTAAGATGGACAATTCCCAGTGATCAAACAGTAGTAATCCACATAGGGAAGGCATCATCAAAAATCCCAACAACTTTGAAGCAACTCCAAAGAAAAAAGTTTGGCAACTTTTCATTCAGGAATGACGCTGTGGTAATGGTACCTCCACAATGTTCACTGATAGAAAGATCCAGTAAGAAGGAtgcagagaaggaggtgggaggactTCTGATGTTTTCTAGATGCTGACCACAGTAATCACACCTGTACAACTGAAATTCATTAGTGTCAGCTTCCGAGTCATTCTGCACActcagcttctttttttaaaaaagtaactttAGCATTAacagatttctttctttgacATGAAAATTCGAAACCGGCATAGTTATGGCAGCTGAATCATTTCTCAGTGCAGGTTTTAATAATGGATACCCTATACAAAATCATAACTTTAAGAAGTTCAAATAGACAGTCTTTGGCTGTTTCCTCCAGCTATTTGATGCCAGCGAAGTTTGATGGTTCATCTGTCCTGTCAAACCGTAAAAGGCGGGAGATAAAGGCAaagggtgtggggtggggataGGAAAGGAGAGCGGTGATAAATCACCTTGGTATTTGGAACCATCTCACAAAACAAACCTGAAGATAATGACCTAAATTTGCATTTTCCAGTTCAGGATTCCTGTTCCACACATTCCTAGTATTCAAACTATGGCTAGAACATGCTACCTTTGTACACTTTCAACAAACTCTCAACTTCTGTCCCTAAATGTCTTTTTATGAACCAAGGGACGGGGCAGATAAACAACTTTTGTGGTCAAGTGCGAAAGGGCTGAAAGAAATGTCCTAGAAAGTGGAGAAGTGTACCAGTGGTGCAGAGTTCGCCTCATCTGCGCCAGAACCAACCTAGAAACGCTGGGAACTGACGCTACTTAAGAAACAAAGTCAGGGAGTCTCCTTGTGCCGGTAAACACTGAGGGAATCGCGCTGCGCCTCCACCCCGCAGAAGCTCCAAGAGCCATCCCTCTTTTGGGCGGGCGTGGCAGACAGAAACAAAAGGTTAAAACACAGAAGGCGGGGCGGGCTGCTGGGTCTGGGGAGCTTCTGGCGCTCGCGGTCCCCTTTCTACTCAAACGCGTTCAattggggcgggggtggaggcCGCGTGAAGTGAGAGAGGTGATGCTGGATGGCCAGGACCGCATAGGTTATCCTGGGTGGGTCGTGAAACTGAAAGGGGCGGACGGGATGGCGGACTCCTAACTAGTGGTCCAGGCCCATCCCTGCATCCCTGCATCTCTGACAAGTCGAGAACCTGtggcttcttcctcctccctaCCTCGGCCCCAAAGAAAACTTTCTCAACTCTTACCAGCTCGCTCTAAACCCCTGGACCACAAACACGAGGGTCCCATCCCCTACCAGTCACACCTCTTCTGCGTTCTATTGTTGTAGCTTTGGGTATGGTGCCTAAGAATCGGCACAGCGCTCCGCAGACGGTTAAGTTATAAAAACGCTGAGGGACGGGCCCCCAGCTTCTCGATCTCCTGCCTTCGCAGGACCAAagtcagggctggggtgggggtgagaccCGGCACAACCCCAACCATCGTGGCATGCCCTCGGGTCTGCGCGCAGCTGGGAGATAGGCGAGGCAATGCCCCCCTCGAGACACCCTTCCCCATCCCCCCAGCTCCTCATATAAAGAGGCACTTGAGAGAAATGCCCGCCTGGCTCTTGcctatgaaaaataaacaaataaaacaatctGTGCAAGTTCCTTAAGGAACAAAAGAGAAGGGACCCGAGAGTGGGGGGAAAGGAGGTACAACTTGGCCAAACTTCGCCACCGGATTGCTCCTCCGTCCTCCCAAGGGCGGGGAAGCCGGGCGCATCGCGGGGGAGAGGGGTAAACAAAACCACAGTCCCCACTCACCTTCTTCCCCACTTGGTCGCACTTTGAAGAGACACTTCCCTTGTCGCGGTCCTCGAGGCGCTCGGACACTTTGGTACGGCCTGACAGCGGAGAAAGTCGCGGCGGCAAAGTTGCGAGAGGGAGATACCCGCGCGTCCGGGGGAGAGGGGCGGAGAGAGAGTTCATCAGAGTTCCCCCTTTTGTTCCAAGTCCCGGAGCAGACAAAGAGGCGGCGAGCGGCGGCAGGTTTCTCCTCTCaccccttcttcctctctccctcccctcccctccccgccccctccctctccccgcaTCTCCCGCCCGGCTCGGAAACCTAGGAGGCGAGCCGGGGCGGCTCCGGCCCCAGCTCGTGGCAACTCTGCCCCGACCCTCTCCGCCCACGACCTCGCTCGAAACTTTCCCCGGGAGATGCCCGTCTGGGCCCCTCCACACCCACCTCACTTTTACTGCCTGCCGGTCTAACGCGCTCAAGTCTACTGGGAGGGGGTAGAGAGAGAGGAATCTCCAAAATCATTGTTTCCGGGAGATGCACCTCTTTGTTTGCACTTTCCCTGCCAATCAATGTGAGCAATCCACTTTGGCATCGAGTTTCTGTCAGTTTCCCCTCTTCCCAGGAGACCAGAAGAGACGGGTAAAGGGGTTCACCCCAAAAGATCCAGGCGCGTAGACAACTAGAGGTGGGGGGCCCCTAGGCTCTCCATCCTGGCTCCTCCACTGGAATCACCCCCTCCACCCGGCACACCAAAAGAACTCAAAGGGGCGTCAAGAGGTGTTAGAAAAGTCTGTCCCCCGCCCCtcgcccaccaccaccacccattcTGTCCCTTGGGAACTGCCTCTAATCCAGAGGACGAAGCCCAGCTCGGGGGCCCGCCGGGACCTCCGCCCCTCGGGACTACCTGTTGCTGCAGGCGCTGCGCGACTTGGTCCAGGGCGCCGAGGGCAGATTCCCACCTCGAGCATCGCGCCCACCCCTCAGGCCCCAAACTTCTCCGAACCACAGCCCGCGACGCCAAGGCTTTCCGGGTGACCGCGCTCCCTCTGACCCTGGAGCCAAGCGCTCCTCACCGGTTCTCTCCTCTGCACCACTGCCTTGTCCTCGCTCCAAAAATCGGACTCAGGGTCCTTGGCCGCCTCCCCGACCTCTACCCCCTGGCAACTCCAAGCATCCCgtctttccccctcctcccccactgccTTGCCCAGGCAAATCGGGTGTCCCGGACCAAGAACAGCTCCAGACCCTCCTCCAGATCCTTTACCAGTGTTTCCCCGACTGTCTGGACTGGGGACCCTCATCCTCACGTCCCCTATCCTTAGACCCTCATCCCAACTGCGGGCCACAGTACTGGCGCTCGGAGTGACTCGGAGTAGCGCTCATTTTCCTTCAGGACCTTACTAGAATTGAAGGGAAGGGAAGCCTGGGTTGGGGGGAACGGGAGAGAATGGGGGCCCGCAATGGAAAGCAGTTTCTAgggcaaagaaaaaacaaaattccaaaGCAAACATCCACCTTTCAGGAGGTACTCGGCCCATCGCGCACCTTCGCCCCcatcccttctccttccccaccccagacTTCAGGGTCTTTGGGTTGGTGGTTTGTGGGGGGTAAAGGGATGAGGCAGGAGGAGGCCTGGACGCTTGGGGCCAAGGtcgggagctgggtgggggctgggggatggctgaaggaggagatgggggagggagcGAAGAGCCCCCGCCGAGCCCGGAATGTCGCGGCGGACAGTCCCGGTCCTCCCCGGGAGACTCGTCGCCAGGTCTCTCCCCCGGAGCGGAACAAAGACGCCGCGAGGAGCGCGTCTGTCCTCGCCTCCCCGCGCCGCACCCCGCCCTCCGCCTCGCTCGCTGGAGCCCACGCCGCCCTCGGAAACTTTGCAACCAACTTCCCCCCAGAGTTCGCGCGCGCGGCGCAGG from Muntiacus reevesi chromosome 20, mMunRee1.1, whole genome shotgun sequence encodes:
- the LOC136151242 gene encoding uncharacterized protein yields the protein MLEVGICPRRPGPSRAAPAATGSPEGRRSRRAPELGFVLWIRDLSALDRQAVKVRWVWRGPDGHLPGKVSSEVVGGEGRGRVATSWGRSRPGSPPRFPSRAGDAGRGRGRGGEGRERGRRGERRNLPPLAASLSAPGLGTKGGTLMNSLSAPLPRTRGYLPLATLPPRLSPLSGRTKVSERLEDRDKGSVSSKCDQVGKKCSQVATEASTPSMVRSCGIRVRLPRGIQESQRAQACQPHTYTTQSPRKRVRITGKETANQLQGCIAAGTPSFSWLPELLLLSPGFGFSMAHGNAASSVYAAQKKDLLVELWPGFPRTEARGFGGQGDAGEDLGWDG